A genomic window from Slackia heliotrinireducens DSM 20476 includes:
- a CDS encoding flavodoxin family protein: MKIMVLNGSARRNGNTAAMVSAFKRGAETAGHEVIVFDVANMTIAGCRGCEYCHTKGNGSCIQKDDMQAIYDEWNEMDMLVLASPIYYGSHTGQLSCAIHRTYALDIPKRCRKSAMILSSGAPDVYDASRSIYNGFIHGYFRTQDMGVFTAVGAEAKSPAMQEKLEAFGRSL; encoded by the coding sequence ATGAAGATCATGGTGCTGAACGGCTCGGCCCGCAGAAACGGAAACACCGCCGCAATGGTATCCGCGTTCAAGCGCGGTGCCGAAACCGCAGGACATGAGGTTATCGTGTTCGACGTGGCCAACATGACCATCGCAGGATGCCGCGGCTGCGAGTACTGCCACACAAAGGGCAACGGCTCCTGCATCCAGAAAGACGATATGCAGGCGATCTACGACGAATGGAACGAAATGGACATGCTGGTGCTGGCAAGCCCCATCTATTACGGGTCGCACACCGGCCAGCTTTCCTGCGCCATCCACCGCACGTACGCCCTGGACATCCCCAAGCGATGCCGCAAATCGGCCATGATCCTGAGCTCCGGCGCCCCCGATGTATACGACGCGTCGCGGTCCATCTACAACGGGTTCATCCACGGGTACTTCCGCACCCAGGACATGGGCGTGTTCACGGCGGTAGGGGCCGAGGCGAAATCCCCCGCGATGCAGGAAAAACTGGAAGCGTTCGGAAGGTCGCTGTAA
- a CDS encoding cyclophilin-like fold protein, giving the protein MKRAKFAAAFLVAAAIALPSCEAAQPQDAADPSGTESAAAVGAPSDQAENDAETTEAAAPQESEAETTETQPAQPQEEPMLAITANGTTFLAAFEDNSSARALADRLQDGPLTLELHDYGDFEKVGPLGFDLPANDEQITTAPGDVILYQGNQITIYYDTNTWNFTRLAHIDGVSRDDLLDVFGGDDVTVELSLQ; this is encoded by the coding sequence ATGAAACGAGCGAAATTCGCAGCGGCGTTCCTGGTGGCGGCGGCCATCGCCCTCCCCTCGTGCGAGGCAGCACAGCCTCAGGATGCCGCAGACCCGTCCGGCACGGAATCCGCTGCAGCCGTCGGGGCGCCCTCCGACCAGGCGGAAAACGACGCCGAAACCACCGAGGCCGCCGCGCCCCAAGAGTCGGAGGCCGAAACCACCGAAACGCAACCCGCACAACCCCAGGAGGAGCCCATGCTGGCCATTACCGCAAACGGAACCACGTTTCTTGCCGCATTCGAAGACAACTCTTCGGCCCGCGCCCTTGCCGATCGGCTGCAGGACGGCCCTTTGACGCTGGAACTGCACGATTACGGCGATTTCGAGAAGGTTGGGCCGCTGGGCTTCGATCTGCCCGCCAACGACGAGCAGATCACCACCGCCCCGGGCGACGTGATCTTATACCAGGGCAACCAGATCACCATCTACTACGACACCAACACCTGGAACTTCACCCGTCTTGCCCATATCGACGGCGTGTCACGCGACGACTTGCTCGACGTGTTCGGAGGCGACGATGTGACCGTGGAGCTGTCGCTTCAGTAG
- a CDS encoding aldo/keto reductase encodes MTDIKLPKIALGAWAWGNDGTFGSGIDAAELKPIFDAGMAAGLNLWDTAYAYGMGTSEKVLGGFLKGLPRDSYLVSDKLTPQCMDASAADPVKAMLDMQLDLMGLDRFDIYWVHNTAQAPNWIRALAEFFEGRDDAPMIGVSNHNLAEIKEADAILREHGLKLGAVQNHLSPINRSSIDSGILDWCRENDVVFFSYMVLEQGALSGKYDTKNPMPEGSARAATYNPVLDKLEVLNAKLAEVAEAHGVGIAQVPVAWAIAKGTLPIVGVTKERHVADAAAAAAVELTDTEVRELEELADSLGINAIRFWEKVMD; translated from the coding sequence ATGACAGACATCAAACTCCCCAAGATTGCACTCGGCGCATGGGCCTGGGGCAACGACGGCACCTTCGGCAGCGGCATCGACGCGGCCGAGCTGAAGCCCATCTTCGACGCCGGCATGGCGGCCGGTCTGAACCTGTGGGACACCGCATACGCCTACGGCATGGGCACATCCGAAAAGGTGCTCGGCGGCTTCCTGAAAGGCCTGCCGCGCGACAGCTACCTGGTCTCCGACAAGCTGACCCCGCAGTGCATGGACGCTTCCGCCGCCGACCCCGTGAAGGCGATGCTCGACATGCAACTTGATCTTATGGGTCTGGACCGCTTCGACATCTATTGGGTGCACAACACCGCGCAGGCGCCCAACTGGATCCGTGCGCTGGCCGAATTCTTCGAGGGCCGCGACGACGCCCCCATGATCGGCGTGTCCAACCACAACCTGGCCGAAATCAAGGAGGCCGACGCCATCCTGCGCGAGCACGGCCTGAAGCTGGGCGCGGTGCAGAACCACCTGAGCCCGATCAACCGCAGTTCCATCGACTCGGGCATTCTGGACTGGTGCAGGGAAAACGACGTCGTGTTCTTCTCTTATATGGTGCTTGAACAGGGCGCGCTGTCCGGTAAGTACGACACCAAGAACCCCATGCCCGAAGGCTCCGCACGCGCAGCCACGTACAACCCCGTGTTGGACAAGCTGGAGGTTCTCAACGCCAAGCTGGCCGAGGTGGCCGAAGCGCACGGCGTCGGAATCGCACAGGTGCCGGTTGCCTGGGCCATCGCCAAGGGCACGCTTCCTATCGTGGGCGTGACCAAGGAACGCCACGTGGCCGACGCCGCGGCGGCAGCGGCCGTCGAACTGACCGACACCGAGGTGCGCGAGCTGGAAGAGCTGGCGGATTCGCTGGGCATCAACGCCATCCGCTTCTGGGAAAAGGTCATGGACTAA
- a CDS encoding NAD(P)H-dependent oxidoreductase: MKNVLIVSGHPNLEGDSVANKAMVEAFAGLEGYTVDRLDLLYPDYKIDVAAEQAKLVDADVIVLQYPVFWYGMPALLQKWMEDVFAHGFSHGSQGKALVGKKLVLSMTIGAPEEAYGEGAAVHVEDLLVPAKGACALTGMEFSGCEYTFGVSYASRVDDAARKAIADAGRNQAARVAKLIEEL; this comes from the coding sequence ATGAAGAACGTACTCATCGTTTCCGGCCATCCCAATTTGGAAGGCGACTCCGTTGCCAACAAGGCAATGGTGGAAGCATTCGCAGGGCTTGAGGGCTACACCGTCGATCGCCTCGACCTGCTTTACCCGGACTACAAGATCGACGTTGCCGCCGAACAGGCGAAGCTCGTTGACGCCGACGTCATCGTGCTGCAGTATCCGGTGTTCTGGTACGGCATGCCGGCGCTTCTGCAGAAGTGGATGGAGGACGTGTTCGCACACGGCTTCTCCCACGGCAGCCAGGGCAAGGCGCTCGTCGGCAAGAAGCTCGTGCTGTCCATGACCATCGGCGCACCCGAAGAGGCATATGGCGAAGGTGCTGCGGTGCATGTTGAGGACCTGCTGGTACCGGCGAAGGGAGCTTGCGCGCTTACAGGGATGGAATTCTCAGGCTGCGAGTACACCTTCGGCGTCTCCTACGCGAGCCGTGTGGACGATGCCGCCCGCAAGGCGATTGCGGATGCAGGCCGCAACCAGGCAGCACGCGTGGCCAAGCTGATCGAGGAACTCTAG